In Oryza brachyantha chromosome 2, ObraRS2, whole genome shotgun sequence, a single window of DNA contains:
- the LOC102707554 gene encoding plant UBX domain-containing protein 7-like → MDIAAVVATFMEVTSCYSQEAAKQFLATSKWDLEEAIDRYFAFCGASAATPAPAPVQSAAAPPAASEDGVRAPIPAHADTLYGDMPSRDRSRDVRPAPSVWGEEQPSVKPSVAPVHIQMPSWTSSVPMQTPSGAPVHTQMPSATPPVRAPVPVHVPSQPVNQPTGWGSNGRGDEEEEAIFGEDLEEDDGLDEEYIYSDGEDDVDADDEYDDYLDDIEETPPPPPSQPEKKSLAELYRRPHELMYHADFHSTMVHAARQDRWLLLNLQSTGEFTSQVHNRDLWANELIAQVVSENFVFSLLERYGAGDDDVEASKVCCFYKLHDQLPAVLVVDPITGQMLAKWTGVIEPDAFLLNIEEYSKSKPSMSSKPYMFQTKALPVRSAPANEPAGEQQQEPATVDTAVPMDEGSVQAESDTAAVPVDEHGVEESATSGAGGCSTQQPQPAADDHDDDEPMEGEKIYKMRIRFPDGSVVTKEFGCKRRVAALFAYCRSVLHEKPQAFKIKRLLFGVFSELPEGDKSFEDLGLNCATVSVVLDT, encoded by the coding sequence ATGgacatcgccgccgtcgtcgcgacCTTCATGGAGGTCACCTCCTGCTACTCCCAGGAGGCCGCCAAGCAGTTCCTCGCCACCAGCAAGTGGGACCTCGAGGAGGCCATCGACCGGTACTTCGCCTTCTGCGGCGCATCAGCCGCCACTCCCGCTCCTGCTCCGGTccagtccgccgccgcccctcccgcAGCGTCGGAGGACGGGGTGCGTGCTCCCATCCCCGCCCACGCCGACACGTTGTACGGCGACATGCCCAGCCGTGACAGGAGCCGCGATGTCCGTCCCGCCCCATCCGTTTGGGGGGAGGAGCAGCCGTCGGTGAAACCCTCGGTGGCGCCGGTGCATATACAGATGCCATCCTGGACGTCGTCGGTGCCCATGCAGACCCCATCTGGGGCCCCGGTGCATACACAGATGCCATCCGCGACGCCCCCAGTGCGTGCGCCGGTGCCCGTACACGTTCCGTCTCAGCCCGTAAATCAGCCGACCGGGTGGGGATCCAACGGCAGAggggatgaggaggaggaggccatcTTCGGAGAAGACCTAGAGGAAGACGATGGCCTCGACGAAGAGTACATCTACAGCGACGGAGAGGATGACGTGGACGCGGACGACGAGTACGACGACTACCTGGACGACATAGAGGAAacgccacctccaccgccgtcgcAGCCGGAGAAGAAATCGCTGGCGGAGCTGTACCGCCGCCCGCACGAGCTCATGTACCACGCAGACTTCCACAGCACCATGGTGCACGCGGCGCGGCAGGACCGGTGGCTGCTGCTCAACCTGCAGTCCACCGGCGAGTTCACGTCGCAAGTGCACAACCGGGACCTATGGGCCAACGAGCTTATCGCGCAAGTCGTTAGCGAAAACTTCGTCTTCTCTCTGCTTGAGAGgtacggcgccggcgatgacGACGTCGAGGCCAGCAAAGTTTGCTGCTTTTACAAGCTCCATGACCAGCTGCCTGCCGTGCTCGTCGTTGACCCCATCACCGGGCAGATGCTGGCCAAGTGGACCGGCGTCATAGAACCCGACGCTTTCCTGTTGAACATCGAAGAGTACAGCAAATCGAAGCCGAGCATGAGTTCCAAACCTTATATGTTCCAAACAAAGGCCTTGCCGGTAAGGTCTGCACCTGCAAACGAAcccgccggcgagcagcagcaagaaccGGCAACGGTTGACACTGCTGTGCCTATGGACGAAGGCAGTGTTCAAGCAGAGTCTGACACTGCTGCTGTACCGGTGGACGAACACGGTGTTGAAGAATCTGCGActtccggcgccggcggatgCAGTACGCAACAACCACAACCAGCAGCAGATGACCACGACGATGACGAGCCGATGGAGGGTGAGAAGATCTACAAGATGAGGATACGTTTCCCCGATGGCTCCGTGGTCACCAAGGAGTTCGGCTGCAAGCGGAGAGTTGCGGCGCTATTCGCTTACTGCAGATCGGTGCTCCATGAGAAGCCGCAGGCGTTCAAGATTAAGAGGTTGCTCTTCGGAGTTTTCTCTGAGTTGCCCGAAGGGGACAAGTCGTTTGAAGATTTGGGGCTGAACTGCGCGACCGTTTCAGTAGTTTTGGATACTTAA
- the LOC102708125 gene encoding LIM domain-containing protein PLIM2b-like: MSFTGTQDKCKACDKTVHFIDLLTADGVSYHKTCFKCSHCKGTLSMCNYSSMDGVLYCKTHFEQLFKETGSFSKKFSQGGKSSDKNDQGKAPSKLSSAFSGTQDKCAACQKTVYPLEKLTLEGESYHKSCFKCSHGGCILTTSSYAALNGILYCKIHFSQLFKEKGSYNHLIQTAQSKQKESEEAAPEAATDANEKEQEVPPQDAT; this comes from the exons ATGTCTTTCACCGGCACGCAGGACAAGTGCAAGGCGTGCGACAAGACCGTCCACTTCAtcgacctcctcaccgccgacgGCGTCTCCTACCACAAGACATGCTTCAAGTGCAGCCACTGCAAGGGGACCCTCTCG ATGTGCAACTACTCTTCCATGGATGGTGTCCTGTACTGCAAGACGCACTTTGAGCAGCTCTTCAAGGAGACCGGGAGCTTCTCAAAGAAATTCTCCCAAg GTGGCAAATCTTCAGACAAGAACGACCAG GGGAAAGCTCCAAGCAAGCTTTCTTCAGCATTCTCTGGAACTCAAGATAAATGTGCAGCCTGCCAAAAAACTGTTTACCCACTGGAGAAG CTAACTCTGGAGGGTGAATCTTACCACAAGAGCTGTTTCAAATGCTCCCATGGAGGCTGCATCCTGACGACATCATCCTACGCGGCACTCAACGGCATCCTCTACTGCAAGATCCATTTCTCACAGCTGTTCAAGGAGAAGGGCAGCTACAACCACTTGATCCAGACCGCGCAATCGAAGCAGAAAGAGTCCGAGGAGGCTGCACCGGAGGCGGCAACAGATGCCAATGAGAAAGAACAGGAAGTGCCCCCACAAGACGCGACATAG
- the LOC102708408 gene encoding myb-related protein 308 yields the protein MGCKSCEKPRPNYRKGLWSPEEDQKLRDYILRHGHGCWSALPAKAGLQRNGKSCRLRWINYLRPGLKHGVFSPEEEETVMSLHAALGNKWSRIARHLPGRTDNEVKNYWNSYLKKRVESGGKNQGPPTTPASAASTPADSDDSHSLKPLHEPANSDSSEPAHESSSADSSCLTVTTEHPPASRAHPPVTPKVMFADWLNMEYISGQVAAAPGLGAAGLVAVGEGDQQQQVMSQGSVQVDGPSSGADGSLQQEGFGANGGGCWDFQEQFDSIDQMQAAVGGGFCDLLSMNDFDLWAELDRTA from the exons ATGGGGTGCAAGTCGTGCGAGAAGCCCAGGCCGAACTACAGGAAGGGCCTGTggtcgccggaggaggacCAGAAGCTCCGCGACTACATTCTCCGCCATGGCCACGGCTGCTGGAGCGCGCTCCCTGCGAAAGCCG GGCTCCAGAGGAACGGCAAGAGCTGCCGGCTGCGGTGGATCAACTACCTGCGGCCGGGGCTGAAGCACGGCGTGTTCtccccggaggaggaggagacggtgATGAGCCTCCACGCCGCGCTCGGCAACAA GTGGTCTAGGATAGCACGGCATCTACCTGGGAGAACAGACAACGAGGTCAAGAACTACTGGAATTCTTACCTGAAGAAGAGAGTGGAGAGCGGCGGTAAGAACCAAGGGCCACCAACCACGCCCGCGTCAGCAGCGAGCACTCCCGCCGATTCAGACGACTCCCACAGCCTGAAGCCATTGCACGAGCCGGCCAACTCCGACTCGTCGGAGCCGGCGCACGAGTCGTCGTCGGCCGACTCGAGCTGCCTGACCGTGACCACGGAGCATCCTCCTGCCTCAAGGGCCCATCCGCCAGTGACCCCCAAGGTCATGTTCGCGGACTGGCTCAACATGGAGTACATCAGTGGGCAGGTGGCAGCAGCACCTGGTCTGGGCGCTGCCGGATTGGTGGCGGTTGGTGAAGgcgatcagcagcagcaggtgatGAGCCAAGGATCAGTTCAGGTCGATGGGCCATCGTCCGGGGCGGACGGTTCCCTGCAGCAGGAGGGGTTCGGTgccaacggcggcggctgctgggACTTCCAGGAGCAGTTCGACAGCATCGACCAGATGCAGGCAGCGGTAGGCGGCGGCTTCTGCGACCTGCTCTCCATGAACGACTTCGACCTCTGGGCTGAGCTGGACCGTACTGCGTGA
- the LOC102707839 gene encoding (+)-neomenthol dehydrogenase-like — protein sequence MRPGGNNSFPAEKRVAVVTGGNRGIGLEICKQLAANGVTVVLTARGEERGAGAAAALRRLGLSEVLFHQLDVAEPSSAACLADFVRNKFGKLDILVNNAGILGATFDFGGLDLDKAIEGKNANETLEWLGQHTVETSENAQECLRVNYHGAKNAIEALLPLLQSSPDGRIVTVSSSFGQLSFFSGEQLKEELNNADRLSEERIDELAELFVRDFRDGELESRGWPARADRFMAYKTSKALQNAYTRVLARKHASSPLRVNCVHPGYVRTDMTLGTGELTVEEGAAGPVAVALSPPGGATGVFFVRTEPASFV from the exons ATGAGACCAGGAGGCAACAACTCCTTCCCGGCCGAGAAAAG GGTTGCAGTGGTGACAGGAGGCAATAGAGGAATTGGGCTTGAGATCTGCAAGCAGCTGGCCGCCAATGGAGTCACCGTCGTTTTGACGGCGAGGGGCGAGGAGAGAGgcgccggagcagcggccgCGCTTCGCCGGCTCGGGCTGTCGGAGGTCCTGTTCCACCAGCTAGACGTGGCTGAGCCGTCCAGCGCCGCTTGCTTGGCTGATTTTGTTAGGAACAAGTTTGGCAAGCTCGACATATTG GTCAACAATGCAGGAATTTTGGGAGCTACATTTGATTTTGGCGGCTTAGACCTTGACAAAGCG ATTGAAGGCAAGAATGCAAACGAGACGCTGGAATGGTTGGGGCAGCACACCGTGGAGACTTCGGAGAATGCACAAGAATGCTTGAGAGTAAACTACCATGGTGCCAAGAATGCCATAGAGGcacttcttcctctcctccaatCCTCTCCTGACGGAAGAATCGTGACTGTTTCCTCTTCTTTTGGACAGCTTTCA TTTTTCAGCGGGGAGCAACTCAAAGAGGAGCTCAACAATGCCGATAGGCTAAGCGAGGAGAGGATAGACGAGCTGGCAGAGCTGTTCGTCAGGGACTTCAGGGACGGCGAGCTGGAGTCGCGCGGATGGCCGGCGAGAGCCGACAGGTTCATGGCCTACAAGACGTCCAAGGCGCTGCAGAACGCTTACACGAGGGTCCTCGCGAGGAAGCacgcctcgtcgccgctgcGCGTCAACTGCGTGCATCCCGGGTACGTCAGGACGGACATGACCCTCGGCACCGGGGAGCTGACGGTGGAGGAGGGCGCTGCTGGCCCCGTCGCGGTCGCCCTCTCGCCGCCGGGAGGCGCCACGGGCGTGTTCTTCGTCCGCACCGAACCGGCGTCCTTCGTGTGA